The Ahaetulla prasina isolate Xishuangbanna chromosome 14, ASM2864084v1, whole genome shotgun sequence genome includes a region encoding these proteins:
- the LOC131185338 gene encoding RNA demethylase ALKBH5-like, with product MAGSGYTDLREKLKSMMPYRDGYKSSSGKSRRDPAESPYGAAGGAPERKRKHHHDSDSEPTDSEDPPREEEEEEEAQKVKSGIRSFACSARGIVKIEARIDEVVSRAEKGLYKEHTVDRAPLRNKYFFGEGYTYGSQLQRRGPGQERLYQGQVDTIPEWVHDLVIHKLVEHRVIPEGFVNSAVINDYQPGGCIVSHVDPIHIFERPIVSVSFFSDSALCFGCKFQFKPIRVSEPVFFLPVRRGVSLYSVDSERGDV from the exons ATGGCTGGGAGTGGATATACGGACCTACGAGAGAAGCTTAAATCGATGATGCCTTACCGGGACGGCTACAAGAGCAGCAGTGGCAAGAGCAGGCGGGATCCTGCCGAGTCCCCCTACGGAGCTGCGGGGGGAGCCCCTGAACGCAAGCGCAAGCACCACCACGATTCTGACTCTGAGCCCACCGACTCCGAAGACCCCCcacgggaggaggaagaggaagaggaggcccAGAAGGTCAAAAGCGGCATCCGCAGCTTCGCTTGTTCAGCCCGAGGAATCGTCAAGATCGAAGCACGCATCGATGAGGTGGTCTCCCGAGCTGAGAAAGGCCTCTATAAAGAGCACACGGTGGACAGGGCCCCACTCCGGAACAAGTACTTCTTTGGGGAGGGCTACACCTATGGGTCTCAGCTGCAAAGGCGAGGCCCCGGCCAGGAGCGACTGTACCAGGGGCAAGTGGATACCATTCCTGAGTGGGTTCACGACCTGGTCATCCACAAGCTGGTGGAACACCGGGTCATCCCTGAGGGCTTTGTGAACAGTGCAGTGATCAACGACTACCAGCCAGGGGGCTGCATCGTCTCCCACGTGGACCCCATCCACATCTTTGAGAGGCCGATTGTGTCAGTGTCTTtcttcagtgactcagcactctgctTCGGATGCAAGTTCCAGTTCAAGCCCATCAGGGTCTCCGAGCCGGTCTTCTTCCTGCCCGTGCGAAGGGGAGTGTCACTGTACTCAG TTGATTCTGAAAGAGGGGATGTTTGA
- the LOC131185203 gene encoding RNA demethylase ALKBH5-like has translation MAGSGYTDLREKLKSMMPYRDGYKSSSGKSRRDPAESPYGAGGGAPERKRKHHHDSDSEPTDSEDPPREEEEEEEAQKVKSGIRQLRLFSPEECVKIEARIDEVVSRAEKGLYKEHTVDRAPLRNKYFFGEGYTYGSQLQRRGPGQERLYPRGQVDTIPEWVHDLVIHKLVEHRVIPEGFVNSAVINDYQPGGCIVSHVDPIHIFERPIVSVSFFSDSALCFGCKFQFKPIRVSEPVFFLPVRRGSVTVLSGYAADEITHCIRPQDIKERRAVIILRKTRVDAPRLETRSLSSSVLVPGYASDRLSGSNRDPILKPKRSHRKADPDAAHRPRILEMDKEENRRSVLLPKHRRRSHFSSENYWRKSYEYTEDFEEEEEEDDDEGSPARKVKMRRH, from the exons ATGGCTGGGAGTGGATATACGGACCTACGAGAGAAGCTTAAATCGATGATGCCTTACCGGGACGGCTACAAGAGCAGCAGTGGCAAGAGCAGGCGGGATCCTGCCGAGTCCCCCTACGGAGCTGGGGGGGGAGCCCCTGAACGCAAGCGCAAGCACCACCACGATTCTGACTCTGAGCCCACCGACTCCGAAGACCCCCcacgggaggaggaagaggaagaggaggcccAGAAGGTCAAAAGCGGCATCCGGCAGCTTCGCTTGTTCAGCCCCGAGGAATGCGTCAAGATCGAAGCACGGATCGATGAGGTGGTTTCCCGAGCTGAGAAAGGCCTCTATAAAGAGCACACGGTGGACAGGGCCCCACTCCGGAACAAGTACTTCTTTGGGGAGGGCTACACCTATGGGTCTCAGCTGCAAAGGCGAGGCCCCGGCCAGGAGCGACTGTACCCGCGGGGGCAAGTGGATACCATTCCTGAGTGGGTTCACGACCTGGTCATCCACAAGCTGGTGGAACACCGGGTCATCCCTGAGGGCTTTGTGAACAGTGCAGTGATCAACGACTACCAGCCAGGGGGCTGCATCGTCTCCCACGTGGACCCCATCCACATCTTTGAGAGGCCGATTGTGTCAGTGTCTTtcttcagtgactcagcactctgctTCGGATGCAAGTTCCAGTTCAAGCCCATCAGGGTCTCCGAGCCGGTCTTCTTCCTGCCCGTGCGAAGGGGGAGTGTCACTGTACTCAG TGGCTACGCAGCTGACGAAATCACACACTGCATTCGACCACAGGATATCAAGGAGAGGAGAGCCGTGATCATCCTTCGGAA AACCAGAGTAGACGCCCCCCGGCTGGAGACCCGATCGCTGAGTAGCTCTGTGTTGGTCCCTGGCTACGCTTCGGACCGCCTGTCAGGGAGCAATCGGGACCCCATCCTGAAGCCAAAGAGGTCCCATCGCAAAGCAGACCCTGACGCAGCCCACCG ACCTCGAATTTTAGAGATGGATAAAGAGGAGAACCGGCGCTCGGTCCTCTTGCCGAAACACCGGAGGCGGAGTCATTTCAGCTCTGAGAACTATTGGCGAAAGTCTTACGAGTACACAGAAGACttcgaggaggaggaagaggaggacgacgACGAGGGGAGTCCGGCACGGAAAGTGAAAATGAGGCGGCATTGA